The following proteins come from a genomic window of Lolium rigidum isolate FL_2022 chromosome 5, APGP_CSIRO_Lrig_0.1, whole genome shotgun sequence:
- the LOC124653672 gene encoding pentatricopeptide repeat-containing protein At4g21190-like has protein sequence MLSLRYGTPAFGLVSERATDAHFRKFNSVVVCGARGPRPRYPRVWKTDKRIGTVSKSQKLVKCIKDLSNVKEEVYGALDSFVAWELEFPLIAVKKALHTLEEEKEWKRIIQVIKWMFNKGQGKTMGSYQTLLTALIEDGRVEEAEELFGKIFSRYMEGLPRIFFMKMISLYYSLGSYQKMFEVFADMEELGVRPDRSIVRMLSVVFKKLDMLDKYEKLNRKYPPPKFEYRYIKGKRIRIAVYPDDNIEEITQRNSGTDELEEAEGINSDNEFEEEASTGLDQNVLGDAACGDLEVV, from the exons ATGCTTTCCTTGAGATATGGAACGCCTGCATTTGGTCTAGTGTCGGAGAGAGCCACCGACGCGCATTTTCGAAAGTTCAACTCTGTAGTG GTATGTGGTGCCAGGGGTCCGAGACCAAGGTATCCTAGAGTATGGAAAACAGATAAGAGGATCGGAACCGTTTCCAAGTCGCAAAAGCTTGTCAAATGT ATTAAAGATTTGTCTAATGTAAAGGAGGAAGTTTATGGTGCTCTTGATTCATTTGTTGCATGGGAACTGGAGTTTCCCTTGATAgcggtaaagaaggcattgcatACGCTTGAGGAGGAAAAGGAATGGAAAAGAATAATTCAG GTTATCAAGTGGATGTTCAATAAAGGTCAAGGGAAGACCATGGGAAGCTATCAGACTTTATTAACTGCTTTAATTGAGGATGGACGAGTTGAGGAAGCAGAAGAACTATTTGGAAAGATATTCTCGAGATATATGGAGGGTTTGCCCCGTATATTTTTCATGAAGATGATCTCCTTGTACTATAGTTTGGGGTCATACCAGAAGATGTTTGAG GTTTTTGCTGATATGGAAGAGCTGGGTGTTCGACCTGATCGTTCAATTGTCAGGATGCTCAGTGTAGTATTTAAGAAGCTAGATATGCTGGATAAATACGAAAAGTTAAATAGGAAATATCCACCTCCAAAATTTGAATACCGATACATCAAAGGCAAACGCATAAGGATAGCTGTTTACCCAGATGATAATATTGAAGAGATAACACAGAGAAACTCTGGCACAGATGAACTGGAAGAGGCAGAAGGCATAAACAGTGACAATGAATTTGAAGAAGAGGCAAGCACAGGCCTGGACCAAAATGTATTAGGTGATGCAGCTTGTGGAGATCTTGAAGTTGTATAG